The following proteins come from a genomic window of Astatotilapia calliptera chromosome 11, fAstCal1.2, whole genome shotgun sequence:
- the LOC113032727 gene encoding gamma-aminobutyric acid type B receptor subunit 2-like isoform X2 has protein sequence MGRFGRVQEGLGLLLVFWLTMGLEPAQVRHPLPMLWLMPGSSKLGGENLTADVAPAVRLALQDLKKQPPPLGNYEIQLQRLDSQCDPAKALKALFDAMWAGPKYLLLFGGVCPPVTALIARALPALGLVQVSFAASAPGLSNRKLYRNLFSTVPSDRALNQAAVKLLQRYKWTRVGVVTQEGPRLSEMKKDLIRQLLRAGVHVAVAESLSGDVCGRLKKLKDEDVRIIIAQLEDESVSEVFCCAYRLNLFGARYQWLVAGGGAAGWRLGWKFSGCTANNLLVAADGSIRLQVRELGNANTPGVSGRTPQDYQDSYLRQLIQEGSEVSSLYSFAYDAVWVVAKALSQATEAAKQREKYSPRRNVTVSEEEVARMLLEAVRSTRFEGVTGPVFFRNGERMTSIELLQFQVSSGVLVGEFNTSTQQLRLMHHLLRFKGPGPATDQPAVLLQHRHISLLLYIVISSAAGVTVIIALIVLFFVIVNHKRRRLGSGGASQDELLLLGVLLSSSSVLFSGLDEASLSDWMFGVLCSVRLWTLAVGHTVGFAALFTKTWRVYSVSSINQKQSRAPSARCVLFWLFLVDTLVLTSWQILDPLRWVVLQHNTEGDAAEEDVIIRPYSERCSSVNMELWLTVVYGYKAPLLLLGCFLALNIWTAEVNEPAGSGKHLALSTFALTAFSVSGVSGSLLMSHNPPVQFCVSSILILCCNLFILSGWFGPKIVFVCWSGGGGGLQRASGLQGDAAQEDEDQLSRLNQQLRSESAQLDVEIEIIRMELSETSGTFQRLMRDKHAEIGSVTHEAQICAKNTNSKSEASTLKDINSPEHMRRRLSVQLPILHHSYLPAIGGVSSSSSSLFSSQEVFVDQHNNSLYT, from the exons ATGGGCCGGTTTGGACGGGTACAGGAGGGGTTGGGGTTGCTCCTGGTCTTCTGGCTGACGATGGGGCTGGAGCCGGCTCAGGTTCGGCACCCTCTGCCCATGCTGTGGCTGATGCCGGGAAGCTCCAAGTTGGGCGGAGAGAATCTGACGGCAGACGTGGCTCCGGCTGTAAGACTGGCTCTGCAGGACCTAAAGAAACAACCGCCACCGCTGGGGAACTACGAGATCCAGCTCCAGCGGCTGGACTCACAG TGCGACCCTGCTAAAGCGCTCAAAGCCCTGTTTGATGCCATGTGGGCGGGGCCGAAGTACCTGCTGCTGTTTGGAGGGGTGTGTCCACCTGTAACGGCGCTCATCGCTCGCGCTCTTCCGGCGCTCGGCCTGGTGCAG GTGTCTTTTGCGGCCTCGGCTCCCGGCCTGTCCAACAGGAAGTTGTACAGAAACCTGTTCAGCACGGTGCCGTCAGACCGAGCGCTGAACCAGGCCGCCGTGAAGCTGCTGCAGCGCTACAAGTGGACCAGAGTCGGCGTGGTCACGCAGGAAGGACCCAGACTCTCCGAG ATGAAGAAGGACCTGATCAGACAGCTGCTGAGAGCCGGCGTTCACGTCGCCGTCGCAGAAAGCCTCTCTGGAGACGTCTGCGGCCGCCTGAAGAAACTGAAG gatGAGGACGTTCGCATCATCATCGCACAGCTGGAAGATGAGTCTGTGTCTGAGGTGTTCTGCTGT GCGTACAGACTGAACCTGTTTGGAGCTCGGTACCAGTGGCTCGTAGCTGGCGGAGGAGCAGCTGGGTGGAGGCTGGGGTGGAAGTTTTCTGGCTGTACGGCCAACAACCTCCTGGTGGCGGCAGACGGGTCCATCCGGCTGCAGGTCCGAGAGCTCGGCAACGCCAACACGCCGGGAGTCTCTGGACGG ACTCCTCAGGACTACCAGGACTCCTATCTCAGGCAGCTGATCCAggaggggtcagaggtcagctcgCTGTACTCCTTCGCCTATGATGCCGTTTGGGTCGTTGCCAAAGCTCTGAGCCAGGCGACGGAGGCAgcgaaacagagagagaaatacaGCCCTCGGAGGAACGTGACGGTCAGCGAGGAGGAGGTGGCGAGGATGTTGCTGGAGGCCGTGAGGAGCACGCGGTTCGAAGGAGTCACA GGTCCGGTTTTCTTTCGTAACGGGGAGAGAATGACGTCGATCGAGCTGCTCCAGTTTCAAG tCAGCAGTGGTGTCCTGGTGGGGGAGTTCAATACCAGCACCCAACAACTCCGCCTGATGCACCACCTGCTCAGGTTCAAAG GTCCAGGACCAGCTACAGACCAGCCTGCTGTCCTTCTGCAGCACCGTCACATCAGCCTCCTCCTGTACATCGTCATATCATCGGCTGCCGGTGTGACCGTCATCATCGCTCTGATCGTCCTTTTCTTCGTCATCGTCAACCACAAACGCCG GCGGCTCGGCTCGGGCGGTGCATCCCAGGACGAGCTGCTCCTGCTGGGCGtcctgctctcctcctcctcggtGCTGTTCTCCGGCCTGGACGAAGCCTCGCTGTCGGACTGGATGTTTGGGGTTCTTTGTTCT GTCCGTCTGTGGACTCTCGCCGTGGGGCACACTGTGGGCTTCGCTGCGCTCTTCACTAAAACGTGGAGGGTCTACTCGGTGTCCAGCATCAATCAGAAG CAGAGCCGAGCGCCGTCAGCACGCTGCGTCCTATTCTGGTTATTCCTGGTGGACACGCTTGTTTTAACCTCCTGGCAAATCCTGGACCCCCTCAGATGGGTGGTGCTTCAGCACAACACAGAg GGCGACGCTGCTGAGGAGGACGTCATCATCCGGCCGTACTCTGAACGCTGCAGCAGTGTTAACATGGAGCTGTGGCTCACTGTGGTCTATGGATACAAAGCACCTCTGCTG CTTCTCGGATGTTTCCTGGCCCTGAACATCTGGACCGCAGAGGTCAACGAGCCGGCGGGCAGCGGCAAACACCTGGCGCTGAGCACGTTTGCCCTGACGGCGTTCAGCGTGTCAGGAGTGTCGGGATCGCTGCTGATGTCCCACAATCCTCCAGTTCAGTTCTGTGTGAGCAGCATCCTCATCCTCTGCTGCAACCTCTTCATCCTGAGCGGGTGGTTTGGACCGAAG attgtgtttgtgtgctggagcggcggcggcggcggccTGCAGCGGGCGTCCGGGCTGCAGGGTGATGCTGCACAGGAAGATGAAGATCAGCTGAGCAGGTTGAATCAGCAGCTCAGGAGTGAAAGTGCACAG ctgGATGTGGAAATAGAAATCATCAGAATGGAGCTTTCTGAGACATCGGGGACGTTTCAGCGTCTGATGAGAGACAAACACG CCGAAATCGGATCAGTGACTCATGAAGCTCAGATCTGTgcgaaaaacacaaacagcaagaGCGAAGCTTCGACCCTGAAAGACATCAACTCACCCGAACA CATGCGGCGCCGCCTGTCGGTCCAGCTGCCCATCCTCCATCATTCCTACCTGCCCGCGATCGGTGGCGtcagctccagcagctccagcctgtTCAGCAGCCAGGAAGTCTTTGTCGATCAGCACAATAACTCATTGTACACCTGA
- the LOC113032727 gene encoding gamma-aminobutyric acid type B receptor subunit 2-like isoform X1 codes for MGRFGRVQEGLGLLLVFWLTMGLEPAQVRHPLPMLWLMPGSSKLGGENLTADVAPAVRLALQDLKKQPPPLGNYEIQLQRLDSQCDPAKALKALFDAMWAGPKYLLLFGGVCPPVTALIARALPALGLVQVSFAASAPGLSNRKLYRNLFSTVPSDRALNQAAVKLLQRYKWTRVGVVTQEGPRLSEMKKDLIRQLLRAGVHVAVAESLSGDVCGRLKKLKDEDVRIIIAQLEDESVSEVFCCAYRLNLFGARYQWLVAGGGAAGWRLGWKFSGCTANNLLVAADGSIRLQVRELGNANTPGVSGRTPQDYQDSYLRQLIQEGSEVSSLYSFAYDAVWVVAKALSQATEAAKQREKYSPRRNVTVSEEEVARMLLEAVRSTRFEGVTGPVFFRNGERMTSIELLQFQVSSGVLVGEFNTSTQQLRLMHHLLRFKGPGPATDQPAVLLQHRHISLLLYIVISSAAGVTVIIALIVLFFVIVNHKRRRLGSGGASQDELLLLGVLLSSSSVLFSGLDEASLSDWMFGVLCSVRLWTLAVGHTVGFAALFTKTWRVYSVSSINQKQSRAPSARCVLFWLFLVDTLVLTSWQILDPLRWVVLQHNTEGDAAEEDVIIRPYSERCSSVNMELWLTVVYGYKAPLLLLGCFLALNIWTAEVNEPAGSGKHLALSTFALTAFSVSGVSGSLLMSHNPPVQFCVSSILILCCNLFILSGWFGPKIVFVCWSGGGGGLQRASGLQGDAAQEDEDQLSRLNQQLRSESAQLDVEIEIIRMELSETSGTFQRLMRDKHAAEIGSVTHEAQICAKNTNSKSEASTLKDINSPEHMRRRLSVQLPILHHSYLPAIGGVSSSSSSLFSSQEVFVDQHNNSLYT; via the exons ATGGGCCGGTTTGGACGGGTACAGGAGGGGTTGGGGTTGCTCCTGGTCTTCTGGCTGACGATGGGGCTGGAGCCGGCTCAGGTTCGGCACCCTCTGCCCATGCTGTGGCTGATGCCGGGAAGCTCCAAGTTGGGCGGAGAGAATCTGACGGCAGACGTGGCTCCGGCTGTAAGACTGGCTCTGCAGGACCTAAAGAAACAACCGCCACCGCTGGGGAACTACGAGATCCAGCTCCAGCGGCTGGACTCACAG TGCGACCCTGCTAAAGCGCTCAAAGCCCTGTTTGATGCCATGTGGGCGGGGCCGAAGTACCTGCTGCTGTTTGGAGGGGTGTGTCCACCTGTAACGGCGCTCATCGCTCGCGCTCTTCCGGCGCTCGGCCTGGTGCAG GTGTCTTTTGCGGCCTCGGCTCCCGGCCTGTCCAACAGGAAGTTGTACAGAAACCTGTTCAGCACGGTGCCGTCAGACCGAGCGCTGAACCAGGCCGCCGTGAAGCTGCTGCAGCGCTACAAGTGGACCAGAGTCGGCGTGGTCACGCAGGAAGGACCCAGACTCTCCGAG ATGAAGAAGGACCTGATCAGACAGCTGCTGAGAGCCGGCGTTCACGTCGCCGTCGCAGAAAGCCTCTCTGGAGACGTCTGCGGCCGCCTGAAGAAACTGAAG gatGAGGACGTTCGCATCATCATCGCACAGCTGGAAGATGAGTCTGTGTCTGAGGTGTTCTGCTGT GCGTACAGACTGAACCTGTTTGGAGCTCGGTACCAGTGGCTCGTAGCTGGCGGAGGAGCAGCTGGGTGGAGGCTGGGGTGGAAGTTTTCTGGCTGTACGGCCAACAACCTCCTGGTGGCGGCAGACGGGTCCATCCGGCTGCAGGTCCGAGAGCTCGGCAACGCCAACACGCCGGGAGTCTCTGGACGG ACTCCTCAGGACTACCAGGACTCCTATCTCAGGCAGCTGATCCAggaggggtcagaggtcagctcgCTGTACTCCTTCGCCTATGATGCCGTTTGGGTCGTTGCCAAAGCTCTGAGCCAGGCGACGGAGGCAgcgaaacagagagagaaatacaGCCCTCGGAGGAACGTGACGGTCAGCGAGGAGGAGGTGGCGAGGATGTTGCTGGAGGCCGTGAGGAGCACGCGGTTCGAAGGAGTCACA GGTCCGGTTTTCTTTCGTAACGGGGAGAGAATGACGTCGATCGAGCTGCTCCAGTTTCAAG tCAGCAGTGGTGTCCTGGTGGGGGAGTTCAATACCAGCACCCAACAACTCCGCCTGATGCACCACCTGCTCAGGTTCAAAG GTCCAGGACCAGCTACAGACCAGCCTGCTGTCCTTCTGCAGCACCGTCACATCAGCCTCCTCCTGTACATCGTCATATCATCGGCTGCCGGTGTGACCGTCATCATCGCTCTGATCGTCCTTTTCTTCGTCATCGTCAACCACAAACGCCG GCGGCTCGGCTCGGGCGGTGCATCCCAGGACGAGCTGCTCCTGCTGGGCGtcctgctctcctcctcctcggtGCTGTTCTCCGGCCTGGACGAAGCCTCGCTGTCGGACTGGATGTTTGGGGTTCTTTGTTCT GTCCGTCTGTGGACTCTCGCCGTGGGGCACACTGTGGGCTTCGCTGCGCTCTTCACTAAAACGTGGAGGGTCTACTCGGTGTCCAGCATCAATCAGAAG CAGAGCCGAGCGCCGTCAGCACGCTGCGTCCTATTCTGGTTATTCCTGGTGGACACGCTTGTTTTAACCTCCTGGCAAATCCTGGACCCCCTCAGATGGGTGGTGCTTCAGCACAACACAGAg GGCGACGCTGCTGAGGAGGACGTCATCATCCGGCCGTACTCTGAACGCTGCAGCAGTGTTAACATGGAGCTGTGGCTCACTGTGGTCTATGGATACAAAGCACCTCTGCTG CTTCTCGGATGTTTCCTGGCCCTGAACATCTGGACCGCAGAGGTCAACGAGCCGGCGGGCAGCGGCAAACACCTGGCGCTGAGCACGTTTGCCCTGACGGCGTTCAGCGTGTCAGGAGTGTCGGGATCGCTGCTGATGTCCCACAATCCTCCAGTTCAGTTCTGTGTGAGCAGCATCCTCATCCTCTGCTGCAACCTCTTCATCCTGAGCGGGTGGTTTGGACCGAAG attgtgtttgtgtgctggagcggcggcggcggcggccTGCAGCGGGCGTCCGGGCTGCAGGGTGATGCTGCACAGGAAGATGAAGATCAGCTGAGCAGGTTGAATCAGCAGCTCAGGAGTGAAAGTGCACAG ctgGATGTGGAAATAGAAATCATCAGAATGGAGCTTTCTGAGACATCGGGGACGTTTCAGCGTCTGATGAGAGACAAACACG CAGCCGAAATCGGATCAGTGACTCATGAAGCTCAGATCTGTgcgaaaaacacaaacagcaagaGCGAAGCTTCGACCCTGAAAGACATCAACTCACCCGAACA CATGCGGCGCCGCCTGTCGGTCCAGCTGCCCATCCTCCATCATTCCTACCTGCCCGCGATCGGTGGCGtcagctccagcagctccagcctgtTCAGCAGCCAGGAAGTCTTTGTCGATCAGCACAATAACTCATTGTACACCTGA
- the LOC113032727 gene encoding gamma-aminobutyric acid type B receptor subunit 2-like isoform X3, with protein sequence MGRFGRVQEGLGLLLVFWLTMGLEPAQVRHPLPMLWLMPGSSKLGGENLTADVAPAVRLALQDLKKQPPPLGNYEIQLQRLDSQMKKDLIRQLLRAGVHVAVAESLSGDVCGRLKKLKDEDVRIIIAQLEDESVSEVFCCAYRLNLFGARYQWLVAGGGAAGWRLGWKFSGCTANNLLVAADGSIRLQVRELGNANTPGVSGRTPQDYQDSYLRQLIQEGSEVSSLYSFAYDAVWVVAKALSQATEAAKQREKYSPRRNVTVSEEEVARMLLEAVRSTRFEGVTGPVFFRNGERMTSIELLQFQVSSGVLVGEFNTSTQQLRLMHHLLRFKGPGPATDQPAVLLQHRHISLLLYIVISSAAGVTVIIALIVLFFVIVNHKRRRLGSGGASQDELLLLGVLLSSSSVLFSGLDEASLSDWMFGVLCSVRLWTLAVGHTVGFAALFTKTWRVYSVSSINQKQSRAPSARCVLFWLFLVDTLVLTSWQILDPLRWVVLQHNTEGDAAEEDVIIRPYSERCSSVNMELWLTVVYGYKAPLLLLGCFLALNIWTAEVNEPAGSGKHLALSTFALTAFSVSGVSGSLLMSHNPPVQFCVSSILILCCNLFILSGWFGPKIVFVCWSGGGGGLQRASGLQGDAAQEDEDQLSRLNQQLRSESAQLDVEIEIIRMELSETSGTFQRLMRDKHAAEIGSVTHEAQICAKNTNSKSEASTLKDINSPEHMRRRLSVQLPILHHSYLPAIGGVSSSSSSLFSSQEVFVDQHNNSLYT encoded by the exons ATGGGCCGGTTTGGACGGGTACAGGAGGGGTTGGGGTTGCTCCTGGTCTTCTGGCTGACGATGGGGCTGGAGCCGGCTCAGGTTCGGCACCCTCTGCCCATGCTGTGGCTGATGCCGGGAAGCTCCAAGTTGGGCGGAGAGAATCTGACGGCAGACGTGGCTCCGGCTGTAAGACTGGCTCTGCAGGACCTAAAGAAACAACCGCCACCGCTGGGGAACTACGAGATCCAGCTCCAGCGGCTGGACTCACAG ATGAAGAAGGACCTGATCAGACAGCTGCTGAGAGCCGGCGTTCACGTCGCCGTCGCAGAAAGCCTCTCTGGAGACGTCTGCGGCCGCCTGAAGAAACTGAAG gatGAGGACGTTCGCATCATCATCGCACAGCTGGAAGATGAGTCTGTGTCTGAGGTGTTCTGCTGT GCGTACAGACTGAACCTGTTTGGAGCTCGGTACCAGTGGCTCGTAGCTGGCGGAGGAGCAGCTGGGTGGAGGCTGGGGTGGAAGTTTTCTGGCTGTACGGCCAACAACCTCCTGGTGGCGGCAGACGGGTCCATCCGGCTGCAGGTCCGAGAGCTCGGCAACGCCAACACGCCGGGAGTCTCTGGACGG ACTCCTCAGGACTACCAGGACTCCTATCTCAGGCAGCTGATCCAggaggggtcagaggtcagctcgCTGTACTCCTTCGCCTATGATGCCGTTTGGGTCGTTGCCAAAGCTCTGAGCCAGGCGACGGAGGCAgcgaaacagagagagaaatacaGCCCTCGGAGGAACGTGACGGTCAGCGAGGAGGAGGTGGCGAGGATGTTGCTGGAGGCCGTGAGGAGCACGCGGTTCGAAGGAGTCACA GGTCCGGTTTTCTTTCGTAACGGGGAGAGAATGACGTCGATCGAGCTGCTCCAGTTTCAAG tCAGCAGTGGTGTCCTGGTGGGGGAGTTCAATACCAGCACCCAACAACTCCGCCTGATGCACCACCTGCTCAGGTTCAAAG GTCCAGGACCAGCTACAGACCAGCCTGCTGTCCTTCTGCAGCACCGTCACATCAGCCTCCTCCTGTACATCGTCATATCATCGGCTGCCGGTGTGACCGTCATCATCGCTCTGATCGTCCTTTTCTTCGTCATCGTCAACCACAAACGCCG GCGGCTCGGCTCGGGCGGTGCATCCCAGGACGAGCTGCTCCTGCTGGGCGtcctgctctcctcctcctcggtGCTGTTCTCCGGCCTGGACGAAGCCTCGCTGTCGGACTGGATGTTTGGGGTTCTTTGTTCT GTCCGTCTGTGGACTCTCGCCGTGGGGCACACTGTGGGCTTCGCTGCGCTCTTCACTAAAACGTGGAGGGTCTACTCGGTGTCCAGCATCAATCAGAAG CAGAGCCGAGCGCCGTCAGCACGCTGCGTCCTATTCTGGTTATTCCTGGTGGACACGCTTGTTTTAACCTCCTGGCAAATCCTGGACCCCCTCAGATGGGTGGTGCTTCAGCACAACACAGAg GGCGACGCTGCTGAGGAGGACGTCATCATCCGGCCGTACTCTGAACGCTGCAGCAGTGTTAACATGGAGCTGTGGCTCACTGTGGTCTATGGATACAAAGCACCTCTGCTG CTTCTCGGATGTTTCCTGGCCCTGAACATCTGGACCGCAGAGGTCAACGAGCCGGCGGGCAGCGGCAAACACCTGGCGCTGAGCACGTTTGCCCTGACGGCGTTCAGCGTGTCAGGAGTGTCGGGATCGCTGCTGATGTCCCACAATCCTCCAGTTCAGTTCTGTGTGAGCAGCATCCTCATCCTCTGCTGCAACCTCTTCATCCTGAGCGGGTGGTTTGGACCGAAG attgtgtttgtgtgctggagcggcggcggcggcggccTGCAGCGGGCGTCCGGGCTGCAGGGTGATGCTGCACAGGAAGATGAAGATCAGCTGAGCAGGTTGAATCAGCAGCTCAGGAGTGAAAGTGCACAG ctgGATGTGGAAATAGAAATCATCAGAATGGAGCTTTCTGAGACATCGGGGACGTTTCAGCGTCTGATGAGAGACAAACACG CAGCCGAAATCGGATCAGTGACTCATGAAGCTCAGATCTGTgcgaaaaacacaaacagcaagaGCGAAGCTTCGACCCTGAAAGACATCAACTCACCCGAACA CATGCGGCGCCGCCTGTCGGTCCAGCTGCCCATCCTCCATCATTCCTACCTGCCCGCGATCGGTGGCGtcagctccagcagctccagcctgtTCAGCAGCCAGGAAGTCTTTGTCGATCAGCACAATAACTCATTGTACACCTGA
- the rpp25l gene encoding ribonuclease P protein subunit p25-like protein, with the protein MENYSKARTVEQPCVCPFPGLAADTPEIHVKDGSKIRNLLRYALSRMEAKTRAADEEVRPQPEEGGVEAPQEAPGRPLCRHVVFTASGKGVSKAITCAEIVKRRVKGLHQLTKLLYGTVEEVWEPLEPAAGLDSLTVSRNLPVIWILLSREPLDSNQPGYQAPGRYDALWTQAANREEGGGFSGQRPGHRRKRGGGGGGRGKGSGRQSGRSREAAKGQS; encoded by the coding sequence atgGAGAATTACAGCAAAGCTCGCACCGTGGAGCAGCCGTGCGTCTGTCCGTTCCCCGGCCTCGCCGCCGACACGCCGGAGATCCACGTCAAAGATGGCAGCAAGATCCGCAACCTGCTGCGCTACGCTCTGAGCCGCATGGAGGCCAAAACCCGAGCGGCTGACGAGGAAGTACGACCTCAACCCGAGGAAGGCGGCGTAGAAGCACCGCAGGAGGCCCCGGGCCGGCCGCTCTGCAGACATGTTGTCTTCACCGCGAGCGGGAAGGGCGTCTCCAAAGCCATCACGTGCGCGGAGATCGTGAAGCGGCGTGTGAAAGGGCTGCACCAGCTCACCAAGCTCCTGTACGGCACCGTGGAGGAGGTGTGGGAGCCGCTGGAGCCCGCCGCTGGCCTCGACAGCCTCACGGTCAGCAGGAACCTGCCTGTCATCTGGATCCTCCTCTCCAGAGAGCCGCTGGACTCCAACCAGCCGGGGTACCAGGCGCCGGGCCGCTACGACGCCCTGTGGACGCAGGCGGCCAACAGGGAGGAGGGCGGAGGGTTCAGCGGGCAGAGACCTGGACACAGGAGAAAGCGAGGAGGGGGCGGTGGCGGCAGAGGGAAAGGATCCGGCCGTCAGAGCGGTCGGTCGAGAGAGGCGGCCAAAGGACAGAGTTGA